The Plasmodium yoelii strain 17X genome assembly, chromosome: 8 genome includes a region encoding these proteins:
- a CDS encoding fam-a protein — protein MSKGYIKIALVLLSLVGYTQNVAFASEQPSDVTKANPEPQKTVFEESTNLICTDLDEILLAINHIMEASELLIKLSKTGIDDYSSYSTENGDKTIYSKKIGNMDIGRLHLTIPSTSNYSNLLKDLWDFDDNNNSGGKFINGNPVRVYSKYLVMLEKLNTDPNYTPLIKKYALAANYKHSSDTIIILCPSRALNYLGQNDDKTDIKEMLVSTQPIQTDIDAEEALAKLDTNIAGFVIKTGDKDKVDVTYINAIYDSGNSTDFANDKKERGLAYTNILSIAQRI, from the exons ATGAGTAAAGGATATATTAAGATTGCTTTGGTACTTTTAAGTCTCGTAGGATATACGCAGAATGTAGCATTTGCAAGCGAACAGCCTTCAGATGTTACTAAGGCCAACCCCGAACCCCAAAAAACAGT ATTTGAGGAATCCACAAACTTGATATGCACAGACCTtgatgaaattttattagcAATAAATCATATAATGGAAGCTTCAGaacttttaataaaactttcCAAGACTGGTATAGACGATTATTCGTCCTATTCTACAGAAAATGGAGACAAAACTATATATTCTAagaaaattggaaatatggATATTGGAAGGCTTCATCTTACGATCCCATCTACCTCTAAC taCTCTAACTTATTAAAGGACCTCTGGGATTTCGATGATAACAACAACTCTGGTGGCAAGTTTATTAAtg GAAATCCTGTTCGTGTATACTCCAAATATTTAGTCATGCTTGAAAAACTTAACACAGATCCTAATTATACACCcctcataaaaaaatatgctttAGCCGCAAATTATAAA CATTCAAGTGACACAATTATAATTCTTTGTCCTTCAAGAGCTCTAAATTATCTCGGtcaaaatgatgataaaactGATATAAAAGAAATGTTAGTAAGTACACAACCAATCCAAACTGACATTGATGCTGAGGAAGCATTAGCCAAATTGGATACTAACATAGCTGGATTTGTAATTAAAACAGGGGACAAAGATAAAGTTGATGTTACTTATATCAATGCT ATTTATGATTCTGGCAATTCTACCGACTTTGCCAACGATAAAAAAGAGAGAGGACTTGCATATACAAATATCCTAAGCATAGCACAACGCATTTGA